A section of the Phaseolus vulgaris cultivar G19833 chromosome 8, P. vulgaris v2.0, whole genome shotgun sequence genome encodes:
- the LOC137824332 gene encoding sphingosine-1-phosphate lyase isoform X3, which produces MLRYIGGSESDGHFSVINEACSMFAHTNPLHLDVFKSVARFEAEVVAMTAALLGSKEISSGGQICGNMTSGGTESILLAVKSSRDYMKSKKGITRPEMIIPLSGHSAYDKAAQYFNIKLWRAPVDKNFKADVKAIRRHINKNTILIVGSAPGFPHGIIDPIEELGHLASSFGICFHVDLCLGGFVLPFARELGYPIPPFDFSVKGVSSISVDVHKYGLAPKGTSVVLYRNHEIRKNQFVAVTEWSGGLYVSPTIAGSRPGSLIAGAWAAMISLGKEGYLKNTKAIMEGSRRIRKGIEEIAELFIVGKPDMTIVALGSDVVDIFEVNDVMSSKGWHLNALQRPNSIHICVTLQHVPIVEDFLNDLKESVKTVKENPGPISGGLAPIYGAAGKMPDRGMVQELLVDYMDGTC; this is translated from the exons ATGCTCCG CTACATTGGAGGAAGTGAATCTGATGGACATTTTTCTGTGATAAATGAGGCATGTTCAAT GTTTGCACATACCAATCCCCTGCATTTGGATGTATTCAAGAGTGTTGCTCGCTTTGAAGCAGAGGTGGTTGCAATGACAGCGGCACTTCTTGGAAGTAAGGAAATTAGTTCTGGAGGACAAATATGTGGCAACATGACATCAGGCGGGACTGAAAGTATATTATTAGCTGTCAAATCATCTCGTGACTATATGAAATCTAAGAAAGGAATTACAAGACCTGAAAT GATTATTCCCTTGTCTGGACACTCAGCATATGACAAGGCCGCACAGTATTTTAATATCAAACTATGGCGTGCACCAGTTGACAAGAATTTTAAAGCAGATGTGAAAGCGATTCGACGCCATATCAACAAAAATACCATCTTG ATTGTTGGATCTGCTCCTGGGTTTCCTCATGGAATAATTGACCCCATCGAA GAACTTGGTCATCTGGCATCAAGCTTTGGTATTTGTTTCCATGTGGACCTTTGCCTTGGTGGCTTTGTATTACCATTTGCTCGTGAGCTTGG GTACCCCATTCCACCTTTCGATTTTTCTGTTAAAGGGGTTTCTTCAATATCAGTGGATGTACATAAATATGGTTTAGCTCCCAAAGGAACAAGTGTAGTTCTTTATAGAAACCATGAAATCAGAAAG AATCAATTTGTTGCCG TTACTGAGTGGTCTGGTGGGTTGTATGTGTCTCCAACCATAGCTGGAAGCAGGCCAGGAAGTCTAATTGCGGGTGCGTGGGCAGCAATGATTTCTCTGGGGAAAGAAG gttacttgaaaaatacaaaagcAATTATGGAAGGGTCAAGAAGAATACGGAAAGG CATAGAGGAGATTGCTGAGTTGTTTATTGTTGGAAAACCCGACATGACAATCGTGGCTTTGGGATCTGATGTTGTGGATATATTTGAAGTCAATGATGTTATGTCATCCAAAGGGTGGCATTTGAATGCATTACAGAGACCAAATAG CATCCACATCTGTGTTACACTACAACATGTTCCAATTGTTGAAGACTTTCTCAATGATTTGAAGGAATCTGTGAAAACT GTGAAAGAAAATCCAGGTCCAATAAGTGGAGGGCTAGCACCTATATATGGAGCCGCAGGGAAGATGCCAGATAGAGGCATGGTCCAGGAATTGCTGGTAGATTATATGGATGGTACCTGCTAA
- the LOC137826952 gene encoding glucose-6-phosphate 1-dehydrogenase, chloroplastic-like produces the protein MAATLYSTHCNSLATSSSSASFQPCPFSSNLAYLQRVTFSQRFLASKVSLKSQPHSSQIPVHTQQQEGTVAASVTPVENGTSHRQLKTELLSVKSPKEYHVEEGFEKDENESTVSITVVGASGDLAKKKIFPALFALYYEDCLPKHFTIYGYARSKMSDEDLRKMVSRTLTCRIDKRENCQEKMDQFLERCFYHSGQYDSEENFALLDKKLKEQEGGRTSNRLFYLSIPPNIFIEAVKCASLSASSGNGWTRVIVEKPFGRDSESSAALTKSLKQYLAEDQIFRIDHYLGKELVENLSVLRFSNLIFEPLWSRQYIRNVQLIFSEDFGTEGRGGYFDHYGIIRDIMQNHLLQILALFAMETPVSLDAEDIRNEKVKVLRSMRPLQLQDVVIGQYKSHTRGGVTYPAYVDDKTVPVGSLTPTFAAAALFIDNARWDGVPFLMKAGKALQSKGAEIRVQFRHVPGNLYNRNIGTDLDRATNELVIRVQPDEAIYLKINNKVPGLGMKLDRSNLNLHYAARYSKEIPDAYERLLLDAIEGERRLFIRSDELDAAWSLFTPVLKELEEKKIIPEYYPYGSRGPVGAHYLAARYNVRWGDLGSDVDH, from the exons ATGGCCGCCACGCTCTATTCAACGCACTGTAATTCACTCGCCACCTCCTCCTCTTCCGCCTCCTTCCAACCCTGTCCCTTCTCCTCCAACCTCGCTTACCTTCAACGCGTCACCTTCTCGCAGCGCTTTCTCGCTTCCAAGGTCTCTCTCAAATCCCAACCCCATTCGTCTCAGATTCCTGTCCACACTCAGCAACAGGaag GTACAGTAGCAGCTTCTGTGACTCCTGTTGAAAATGGCACTTCTCACAGGCAGCTGAAGACTGAATTATTGTCTGTTAAGTCCCCAAAGGAGTATCATGTTGAAGAAGGTTTTGAAAAGGATGAAAATGAGTCCACTGTTAGTATTACTGTTGTTGGAGCCTCTGGTGACCTTGCTAAGAAGAAGATATTTCCAGCTCTCTTTGCACTTTACTATGAGGATTGTCTCCCTAAG CACTTCACCATCTATGGTTATGCACGGAGTAAGATGAGTGATGAAGATCTGAGAAAGATGGTTAGCAGGACCCTCACTTGTAGAATTGATAAGAG AGAGAACTGCCAAGAGAAGATGGACCAGTTTCTAGAAAGATGTTTCTACCATTCTGGTCAATATGATTCTGAGGAAAACTTTGCACTGCTAGACAAGAAGCTCAAGGAACAAGAG ggTGGGAGAACTTCCAATCGCCTGTTTTATCTTTCAATTCCTCCTAATATATTTATAGAGGCTGTAAAATGTGCAAGCTTGTCAGCTTCTTCTGGTAATGGTTGGACCAGGGTCATTGTTGAAAAGCCTTTCGGTCGTGACTCTGAATCTTCAGCTGCATTAACAAAATCACTCAAGCAGTATCTGGCAGAGGATCAAATTTTCAG GATTGACCACTATCTTGGGAAAGAGCTTGTGGAAAATCTTTCTGTCCTTCGATTCTCAAATCTCATATTTGAGCCATTATGGTCAAGGCAGTATATAAGAAATGTACAGTTGATATTCTCAGAAGATTTTGGCACTGAAGGACGTGGCGG GTACTTTGACCATTACGGTATCATAAGAGACATTATGCAAAATCATTTACTTCAAATACTAGCACTCTTTGCCATGGAAACCCCTGTTAGTTTGGATGCAGAGGATATAAGAAATGAAAAG GTCAAGGTTCTTCGTTCAATGCGACCCCTGCAACTTCAGGATGTGGTTATAGGCCAGTATAAGAGCCACACAAGAGGAGGTGTTACATATCCAGCCTATGTTGATGACAAAACTGTACCAGTAGGCAGCTTAACTCCAACATTTGCTGCAGCTGCCCTCTTTATAGATAATGCAAGATGGGATGGGGTACCTTTTCTGATGAAGGCAGGGAAAGCATTACAAAGCAAAGG AGCTGAGATACGGGTACAGTTCAGGCATGTGCCGGGTAATCTGTACAATCGGAATATTGGTACTGATCTTGATCGGGCTACCAATGAACTTGTTATTAGAGTTCAGCCTGATGAGGCTATTTATTTGAAGATAAACAACAAAGTTCCAGGTCTGGGAATGAAGTTGGACCGCAGTAATCTTAATCTTCACTATGCAGCAAG ATATTCAAAGGAGATTCCAGATGCTTATGAAAGACTACTGTTGGATGCCATTGAAGGAGAAAGAAGACTCTTCATACGTAGTGATGAACTGGATGCGGCTTGGTCACTCTTTACCCCTGTACTGAAGgaactagaagagaagaagataaTTCCAGAGTACTATCCTTATGGTAGTAGAGGTCCTGTTGGTGCTCACTATCTTGCAGCCAGATACAACGTACGGTGGGGTGACCTTGGTTCAGACGTGGACCACTAA
- the LOC137824332 gene encoding sphingosine-1-phosphate lyase isoform X1 — protein MDSSSASISHFRLSANSFLSRYEPLALLLVPLLSLLIAHSLRSFLRRLSEKGLKATLLGFIMNAVKLVPGVKRYIDAEKQKVVDKLQSDSQSKRVGWNTELPSTGLGTSVLEKMREEKNNDPVWQGKCSGTVYVSNFGKILNSERLFLGCFGTVYIGGSESDGHFSVINEACSMFAHTNPLHLDVFKSVARFEAEVVAMTAALLGSKEISSGGQICGNMTSGGTESILLAVKSSRDYMKSKKGITRPEMIIPLSGHSAYDKAAQYFNIKLWRAPVDKNFKADVKAIRRHINKNTILIVGSAPGFPHGIIDPIEELGHLASSFGICFHVDLCLGGFVLPFARELGYPIPPFDFSVKGVSSISVDVHKYGLAPKGTSVVLYRNHEIRKNQFVAVTEWSGGLYVSPTIAGSRPGSLIAGAWAAMISLGKEGYLKNTKAIMEGSRRIRKGIEEIAELFIVGKPDMTIVALGSDVVDIFEVNDVMSSKGWHLNALQRPNSIHICVTLQHVPIVEDFLNDLKESVKTVKENPGPISGGLAPIYGAAGKMPDRGMVQELLVDYMDGTC, from the exons ATGGATTCTTCTTCTGCTTCGATCTCTCACTTCCGACTCTCTGCGAATTCGTTCCTCTCTCGATACGAGCCGCTTGCTCTGCTTCTCGTTCCTCTCCTCTCTCTCCTCATCGCTCACTCGCTTCGCTCCTTCTTACGCCGTCTCTCCGAGAAAGGACTCAAAGCCACGCTCCTAGGGTTTATCATGAACGCCGTCAA ATTGGTTCCTGGCGTGAAGCGGTACATAGACGCCGAAAAACAGAAG GTTGTGGATAAGTTGCAATCTGATAGCCAATCTAAAAGAGTAGGTTGGAATACTGAGTTGCCAAGCACAGGATTAGGGACGTCTGTCCTTGAGAAAATGAGAgaggaaaaaaataatgatcCGGTCTGGCAAGGCAAATGCTCCGGTACAGTGTATGTTAGTAATTTTggtaaaatattaaattctgAGCGTTTGTTCTTGGGATGCTTCGGTACAGT CTACATTGGAGGAAGTGAATCTGATGGACATTTTTCTGTGATAAATGAGGCATGTTCAAT GTTTGCACATACCAATCCCCTGCATTTGGATGTATTCAAGAGTGTTGCTCGCTTTGAAGCAGAGGTGGTTGCAATGACAGCGGCACTTCTTGGAAGTAAGGAAATTAGTTCTGGAGGACAAATATGTGGCAACATGACATCAGGCGGGACTGAAAGTATATTATTAGCTGTCAAATCATCTCGTGACTATATGAAATCTAAGAAAGGAATTACAAGACCTGAAAT GATTATTCCCTTGTCTGGACACTCAGCATATGACAAGGCCGCACAGTATTTTAATATCAAACTATGGCGTGCACCAGTTGACAAGAATTTTAAAGCAGATGTGAAAGCGATTCGACGCCATATCAACAAAAATACCATCTTG ATTGTTGGATCTGCTCCTGGGTTTCCTCATGGAATAATTGACCCCATCGAA GAACTTGGTCATCTGGCATCAAGCTTTGGTATTTGTTTCCATGTGGACCTTTGCCTTGGTGGCTTTGTATTACCATTTGCTCGTGAGCTTGG GTACCCCATTCCACCTTTCGATTTTTCTGTTAAAGGGGTTTCTTCAATATCAGTGGATGTACATAAATATGGTTTAGCTCCCAAAGGAACAAGTGTAGTTCTTTATAGAAACCATGAAATCAGAAAG AATCAATTTGTTGCCG TTACTGAGTGGTCTGGTGGGTTGTATGTGTCTCCAACCATAGCTGGAAGCAGGCCAGGAAGTCTAATTGCGGGTGCGTGGGCAGCAATGATTTCTCTGGGGAAAGAAG gttacttgaaaaatacaaaagcAATTATGGAAGGGTCAAGAAGAATACGGAAAGG CATAGAGGAGATTGCTGAGTTGTTTATTGTTGGAAAACCCGACATGACAATCGTGGCTTTGGGATCTGATGTTGTGGATATATTTGAAGTCAATGATGTTATGTCATCCAAAGGGTGGCATTTGAATGCATTACAGAGACCAAATAG CATCCACATCTGTGTTACACTACAACATGTTCCAATTGTTGAAGACTTTCTCAATGATTTGAAGGAATCTGTGAAAACT GTGAAAGAAAATCCAGGTCCAATAAGTGGAGGGCTAGCACCTATATATGGAGCCGCAGGGAAGATGCCAGATAGAGGCATGGTCCAGGAATTGCTGGTAGATTATATGGATGGTACCTGCTAA
- the LOC137827133 gene encoding protein LAZY 1-like isoform X1, whose translation MKLLGWMHRKFRQNSGEPFKDLVIGNSCNCLSGQPPFDDEQIYQKPNLGIRLSKHAQKGHNLRNSFAGLEAARVDEDYEGEFFPGFLAIGTLGSEQVSDPSTPSFPISVESITEKEDEVTENDLKLINDELEKVLGAETKDDVSIDSSRRTSHVSTGRSSHVSTGRSSHVSIITLSGKPIEGTEPNGNGAAICPLQGYLFGTAIELSETTAAAKKENRTSLGELFQRSKSAEENFSAKCEKEDKRTEKELDKSAMNLMKEKLKKRMLHAYSKNSSSINGGPIDSASAETKLNKILHMFRKKVHPESSTAAQKSAKHHKNMKKKKILNDGGYNKHDLVHPEEDSSAREYWIKTDADYLVLEL comes from the exons ATGAAG TTACTAGGCTGGATGCACAGGAAATTTCGCCAGAATAGTGGTGAACCGTTCAAGGACTTGGTCATTG GGAATTCTTGCAATTGTCTTTCAGGGCAACCACCATTTGATGATGAACAAATCTATCAGAAACCAAACCTCGGAATCAGACTTTCCAAACATGCTCAAAAGGGTCACAACCTTAGAAACTCTTTTGCTGGTCTAGAAGCAGCAAGAGTGGATGAAGACTATGAGGGGGAGTTCTTCCCTGGCTTTCTGGCAATTGGAACTCTTGGTTCAGAACAAGTGTCTGACCCATCAACACCATCATTTCCCATTTCTGTTGAGAGCATAACTGAGAAAGAAGATGAAGTGACTGAGAATGATCTTAAGCTTATCAATGATGAGCTAGAGAAAGTGCTGGGAGCTGAAACCAAGGATGATGTCAGCATTGATTCTTCAAGGAGGACTAGCCATGTTAGCACTGGGAGAAGCAGCCATGTTAGCACTGGAAGAAGCAGCCATGTGAGCATAATAACACTCAGTGGAAAGCCAATAGAAGGCACGGAACCAAATGGAAATGGAGCTGCAATTTGTCCACTCCAGGGATATCTTTTCGGAACAGCTATTGAACTATCTGAAACAACTGCTGCAGCAAAGAAAGAAAACAGAACATCACTTGGGGAGCTGTTTCAGAGAAGCAAATCAGCTGAGGAGAATTTCAGTGCAAAATGTGAAAAGGAGGACAAAAGAACTGAGAAGGAACTTGACAAATCTGCCATGAACCTGATGAAGGAAAAGCTGAAAAAAAGAATGCTCCATGCTTATTCTAAAAATTCTTCTTCAATAAATGGAGGGCCTATAGATTCTGCTTCTGCAGAAACAAAGCTGAATAAG ATTCTCCACATGTTCCGAAAGAAAGTTCACCCTGAAAGTTCAACAGCTGCACAAAAATCTGCTAAACACCACAagaacatgaagaagaagaaaatactCAATGATGGAGGCTACAACAAGCATGATCTGGTGCATCCAGAGGAAGATTCATCTGCCAGGGAGTACTGGATCAAAACAGATGCAGATT ACTTAGTTCTAGAGCTGTGA
- the LOC137824332 gene encoding sphingosine-1-phosphate lyase isoform X2 — MDSSSASISHFRLSANSFLSRYEPLALLLVPLLSLLIAHSLRSFLRRLSEKGLKATLLGFIMNAVKLVPGVKRYIDAEKQKVVDKLQSDSQSKRVGWNTELPSTGLGTSVLEKMREEKNNDPVWQGKCSGTVYIGGSESDGHFSVINEACSMFAHTNPLHLDVFKSVARFEAEVVAMTAALLGSKEISSGGQICGNMTSGGTESILLAVKSSRDYMKSKKGITRPEMIIPLSGHSAYDKAAQYFNIKLWRAPVDKNFKADVKAIRRHINKNTILIVGSAPGFPHGIIDPIEELGHLASSFGICFHVDLCLGGFVLPFARELGYPIPPFDFSVKGVSSISVDVHKYGLAPKGTSVVLYRNHEIRKNQFVAVTEWSGGLYVSPTIAGSRPGSLIAGAWAAMISLGKEGYLKNTKAIMEGSRRIRKGIEEIAELFIVGKPDMTIVALGSDVVDIFEVNDVMSSKGWHLNALQRPNSIHICVTLQHVPIVEDFLNDLKESVKTVKENPGPISGGLAPIYGAAGKMPDRGMVQELLVDYMDGTC; from the exons ATGGATTCTTCTTCTGCTTCGATCTCTCACTTCCGACTCTCTGCGAATTCGTTCCTCTCTCGATACGAGCCGCTTGCTCTGCTTCTCGTTCCTCTCCTCTCTCTCCTCATCGCTCACTCGCTTCGCTCCTTCTTACGCCGTCTCTCCGAGAAAGGACTCAAAGCCACGCTCCTAGGGTTTATCATGAACGCCGTCAA ATTGGTTCCTGGCGTGAAGCGGTACATAGACGCCGAAAAACAGAAG GTTGTGGATAAGTTGCAATCTGATAGCCAATCTAAAAGAGTAGGTTGGAATACTGAGTTGCCAAGCACAGGATTAGGGACGTCTGTCCTTGAGAAAATGAGAgaggaaaaaaataatgatcCGGTCTGGCAAGGCAAATGCTCCGGTACAGT CTACATTGGAGGAAGTGAATCTGATGGACATTTTTCTGTGATAAATGAGGCATGTTCAAT GTTTGCACATACCAATCCCCTGCATTTGGATGTATTCAAGAGTGTTGCTCGCTTTGAAGCAGAGGTGGTTGCAATGACAGCGGCACTTCTTGGAAGTAAGGAAATTAGTTCTGGAGGACAAATATGTGGCAACATGACATCAGGCGGGACTGAAAGTATATTATTAGCTGTCAAATCATCTCGTGACTATATGAAATCTAAGAAAGGAATTACAAGACCTGAAAT GATTATTCCCTTGTCTGGACACTCAGCATATGACAAGGCCGCACAGTATTTTAATATCAAACTATGGCGTGCACCAGTTGACAAGAATTTTAAAGCAGATGTGAAAGCGATTCGACGCCATATCAACAAAAATACCATCTTG ATTGTTGGATCTGCTCCTGGGTTTCCTCATGGAATAATTGACCCCATCGAA GAACTTGGTCATCTGGCATCAAGCTTTGGTATTTGTTTCCATGTGGACCTTTGCCTTGGTGGCTTTGTATTACCATTTGCTCGTGAGCTTGG GTACCCCATTCCACCTTTCGATTTTTCTGTTAAAGGGGTTTCTTCAATATCAGTGGATGTACATAAATATGGTTTAGCTCCCAAAGGAACAAGTGTAGTTCTTTATAGAAACCATGAAATCAGAAAG AATCAATTTGTTGCCG TTACTGAGTGGTCTGGTGGGTTGTATGTGTCTCCAACCATAGCTGGAAGCAGGCCAGGAAGTCTAATTGCGGGTGCGTGGGCAGCAATGATTTCTCTGGGGAAAGAAG gttacttgaaaaatacaaaagcAATTATGGAAGGGTCAAGAAGAATACGGAAAGG CATAGAGGAGATTGCTGAGTTGTTTATTGTTGGAAAACCCGACATGACAATCGTGGCTTTGGGATCTGATGTTGTGGATATATTTGAAGTCAATGATGTTATGTCATCCAAAGGGTGGCATTTGAATGCATTACAGAGACCAAATAG CATCCACATCTGTGTTACACTACAACATGTTCCAATTGTTGAAGACTTTCTCAATGATTTGAAGGAATCTGTGAAAACT GTGAAAGAAAATCCAGGTCCAATAAGTGGAGGGCTAGCACCTATATATGGAGCCGCAGGGAAGATGCCAGATAGAGGCATGGTCCAGGAATTGCTGGTAGATTATATGGATGGTACCTGCTAA
- the LOC137827133 gene encoding protein LAZY 1-like isoform X2: MKLLGWMHRKFRQNSGEPFKDLVIGQPPFDDEQIYQKPNLGIRLSKHAQKGHNLRNSFAGLEAARVDEDYEGEFFPGFLAIGTLGSEQVSDPSTPSFPISVESITEKEDEVTENDLKLINDELEKVLGAETKDDVSIDSSRRTSHVSTGRSSHVSTGRSSHVSIITLSGKPIEGTEPNGNGAAICPLQGYLFGTAIELSETTAAAKKENRTSLGELFQRSKSAEENFSAKCEKEDKRTEKELDKSAMNLMKEKLKKRMLHAYSKNSSSINGGPIDSASAETKLNKILHMFRKKVHPESSTAAQKSAKHHKNMKKKKILNDGGYNKHDLVHPEEDSSAREYWIKTDADYLVLEL, translated from the exons ATGAAG TTACTAGGCTGGATGCACAGGAAATTTCGCCAGAATAGTGGTGAACCGTTCAAGGACTTGGTCATTG GGCAACCACCATTTGATGATGAACAAATCTATCAGAAACCAAACCTCGGAATCAGACTTTCCAAACATGCTCAAAAGGGTCACAACCTTAGAAACTCTTTTGCTGGTCTAGAAGCAGCAAGAGTGGATGAAGACTATGAGGGGGAGTTCTTCCCTGGCTTTCTGGCAATTGGAACTCTTGGTTCAGAACAAGTGTCTGACCCATCAACACCATCATTTCCCATTTCTGTTGAGAGCATAACTGAGAAAGAAGATGAAGTGACTGAGAATGATCTTAAGCTTATCAATGATGAGCTAGAGAAAGTGCTGGGAGCTGAAACCAAGGATGATGTCAGCATTGATTCTTCAAGGAGGACTAGCCATGTTAGCACTGGGAGAAGCAGCCATGTTAGCACTGGAAGAAGCAGCCATGTGAGCATAATAACACTCAGTGGAAAGCCAATAGAAGGCACGGAACCAAATGGAAATGGAGCTGCAATTTGTCCACTCCAGGGATATCTTTTCGGAACAGCTATTGAACTATCTGAAACAACTGCTGCAGCAAAGAAAGAAAACAGAACATCACTTGGGGAGCTGTTTCAGAGAAGCAAATCAGCTGAGGAGAATTTCAGTGCAAAATGTGAAAAGGAGGACAAAAGAACTGAGAAGGAACTTGACAAATCTGCCATGAACCTGATGAAGGAAAAGCTGAAAAAAAGAATGCTCCATGCTTATTCTAAAAATTCTTCTTCAATAAATGGAGGGCCTATAGATTCTGCTTCTGCAGAAACAAAGCTGAATAAG ATTCTCCACATGTTCCGAAAGAAAGTTCACCCTGAAAGTTCAACAGCTGCACAAAAATCTGCTAAACACCACAagaacatgaagaagaagaaaatactCAATGATGGAGGCTACAACAAGCATGATCTGGTGCATCCAGAGGAAGATTCATCTGCCAGGGAGTACTGGATCAAAACAGATGCAGATT ACTTAGTTCTAGAGCTGTGA
- the LOC137823452 gene encoding eukaryotic translation initiation factor 3 subunit H, with protein sequence MATTTTRSFLQVAATEEAAPPLRVVQIEGLVILKIIKHCKDHSPSLVTGQLLGLDVGSVLEVTNCFPFPMREEDEEIEADGANYQLEMMRCLREVNVDNNTVGWYQSTLLGSFQTVELIETFMNYQENIRRCVCIIYDPSRSDQGVLALKALKLSDSFMELYRSNNFTGEKLREKNLSWVDIFEEIPIKVSNSALISAFMTELEPDTPVTQCDYDRLQLSTSSLMERNTEFLIECMDDLSLEQQKFQFYYRSLSRQQAQQQAWLQKRRAENMARKAAGEEPLPEEDPSNPVFKPLPEPSRLESFLITNQISNYCNQINGVSGQSFNRLYLMKALHED encoded by the exons ATGGCTACAA CTACGACTAGATCTTTTCTCCAAGTCGCCGCCACGGAGGAGGCTGCGCCGCCTCTTAGAGTCGTCCAGATTGAAGGACTG GTCATCCTTAAGATAATTAAGCACTGTAAGGATCACTCGCCTTCTTTGGTCACTGGACAACTTCTTGGGTTGGATGTTGGCAGTGTTCTTGAAGTTACCAACTGCTTCCCCTTCCCA ATGAGGGAGGAGGATGAGGAAATAGAAGCTGATGGTGCCAATTACCAGCTGGAAATGATGAGATGCCTCAGGGAGGTTAATGTAGACAACAATACTGTTGGATG GTACCAATCTACATTGCTGGGCTCCTTTCAGACTGTGGAGCTTATTGAAACCTTTATGAATTACCAG GAGAATATTAGACGTTGTGTTTGCATAATATATGATCCATCAAGGTCTGATCAAGGTGTCCTAGCTCTGAAGGCCTTGAAGCTTTCTGACTCTTTCATGGAACTCTATCGCAGCAATAATTTTACTGGAGAGAA ATTGAGGGAGAAGAACTTATCATGGGTGGATATCTTTGAGGAAATACCG aTCAAAGTTTCAAATTCTGCCCTTATCAGTGCTTTCATGACAGAGCTGGAACCTGATACTCCAGTCACCCAG TGTGACTATGATCGTTTGCAATTGTCAACCAGTTCATTAATGGAGAGGAATACAGAGTTTTTGATAGAATGCATGGATGACCTGTCACTAGAACAACAAAAG TTCCAATTCTACTATAGGAGCTTATCTCGTCAACAAGCTCAGCAGCAAGCATGGCTTCAAAAGAGAAG GGCGGAGAACATGGCTCGTAAAGCTGCTGGAGAAGAACCCTTGCCGGAGGAAGATCCTTCAAATCCCGTTTTCAAGCCACTCCCCGAGCCATCACGGTTGGAGAGCTTCCTCATAACAAATCAAATTTCCAACTACTGTAATCAAATCAATGG GGTGTCAGGACAGAGCTTTAACAGACTGTATTTGATGAAGGCTTTGCACGAGGATTGA
- the LOC137826953 gene encoding uncharacterized protein, with the protein MGKLLCDSTTVAEPFQGSPPAALPWRDPKSEPIAAVDLVVPASVGGATFAGGWEDVVGLEEQQRRHLQKLHAKGVLWKPPEEVHDSSSSPPSSSPLRSVVFRLSHGGEVSADGNCLFTASRKAMGGEEVDARELRRRTVTRFSEDLGSVSFLEREAIDDAIRHMYSPDLKNGWGIHVVQEVKLLAKKEDRFALDSAIDELVHLGMQREMAAESIYKERCVPVNDGPSWAKYMLISGSPDDEYDIITLQYTEEGLLSVDENREGRAAAFGDDIAIECLATEFKREIYVVQAHGSDAMVDEDNCVFFLPHRPRSRITEPPFFLFMKGTGWCGAGADHYEPLIAHPSTFVSQEKVAVVL; encoded by the exons ATGGGGAAGCTTTTGTGTGATTCAACAACCGTCGCCGAGCCATTTCAAGGTTCGCCGCCGGCAGCGCTTCCATGGCGGGATCCGAAATCGGAACCTATTGCGGCCGTAGATCTCGTCGTTCCGGCAAGCGTTGGTGGCGCGACCTTTGCCGGCGGCTGGGAAGATGTCGTCGGTCTGGAAGAGCAGCAGAGGCGCCACCTCCAGAAGCTCCATGCCAAAGGCGTGCTCTGGAAGCCGCCGGAGGAGGTGCATGACTCGTCGTCGTCGCCGCCGTCGTCCTCCCCTCTCAGATCCGTCGTTTTCCGGCTCTCTCACGGCGGCGAGGTGTCGGCCGACGGGAACTGTCTGTTCACGGCGTCTCGGAAGGCGATGGGAGGCGAGGAGGTGGACGCGCGCGAGCTGCGGCGGCGGACGGTGACGCGGTTCTCGGAGGATCTTGGATCTGTGAGTTTTTTGGAGAGAGAGGCCATCGATGACGCGATTCGGCACATGTACTCGCCAGATCTGAAGAATGGTTGGGGGATTCATGTCGTTCAGGAGGTGAAGTTGTTGGCAAAGAAGGAGGATCGATTTGCTCTTGATTCGGCCATCGACGAGCTCGTTCACCTCGGCATGCAAAG AGAAATGGCGGCGGAGTCTATTTACAAAGAGAGATGTGTTCCCGTGAATGATGGTCCAAGTTGGGCCAAATACATGTTGATCTCTGGTTCTCCAGATGATGAATATGATATCATCACTTTGCAATATACTGAGGAGGGTTTATTATCTGTAGACGAGAATAGAGAGGGTCGTGCTGCAGCTTTCGGTGACGATATTGCAATTGAATGCCTTGCTACAGAGTTCAAGCGAGAGATATATGTG GTGCAAGCACACGGTTCAGATGCCATGGTCGATGAAGACAATTGTGTTTTCTTCCTTCCACATCGTCCAAGGAGTCGAATTACCGAACCTCCATTCTTCCTTTTCATGAAAGGAACAG GTTGGTGCGGTGCTGGAGCTGACCACTACGAGCCCCTGATTGCTCATCCTTCCACCTTTGTTTCCCAAGAGAAGGTTGCTGTGGTACTGTGA